A single genomic interval of Shewanella psychropiezotolerans harbors:
- the rbsC gene encoding ribose ABC transporter permease has product MNQTVTYNATGTKIWAWLKQQKALIALIALIVVVSILNDQFFTMGNLMNILRQTSVNAIIAVGMTLVILTAGIDLSVGAILALTGALGASMVGAELPLALALPLTLMLGGALGAMNGMLISKGKVQAFIATLVTMTAIRGLTMVYTEGRPISTGFTDTADNFSFIGTGWLAGVPVPVWLMLITFVLVWVMLTHTRLGRYIYAIGGNESAARLSGINVDRVKIAVYGLSGMMAALAGLIVTSRLSSAQPTAGTSYELDAIAAVVVGGASLAGGRGFIWGTLVGALIIGFLNNALNLLDVSSYYQMIAKAGVILLAVLADRKSNT; this is encoded by the coding sequence ATGAATCAAACTGTAACTTATAACGCCACCGGCACTAAAATCTGGGCATGGCTGAAGCAGCAAAAAGCACTTATCGCCTTGATCGCCTTGATTGTCGTGGTTTCTATATTGAACGACCAGTTCTTCACCATGGGTAACCTGATGAACATACTGCGTCAGACCTCGGTTAACGCCATCATCGCCGTGGGAATGACCTTAGTGATCTTGACTGCCGGCATAGACTTGTCTGTCGGTGCGATTCTGGCCTTAACCGGGGCGCTCGGCGCATCCATGGTGGGGGCCGAGTTACCCTTGGCACTGGCATTGCCTCTGACCTTGATGCTGGGAGGGGCGCTTGGTGCCATGAATGGCATGCTGATATCTAAAGGTAAGGTACAGGCGTTTATCGCCACTCTGGTGACCATGACGGCTATCCGTGGCCTGACTATGGTCTACACCGAGGGGCGTCCTATCTCCACCGGCTTCACCGACACCGCCGACAACTTTTCCTTTATCGGTACTGGCTGGTTGGCTGGGGTACCTGTGCCGGTCTGGCTGATGCTGATCACTTTCGTGCTGGTCTGGGTCATGTTGACCCACACTCGACTGGGACGCTACATCTACGCCATAGGCGGCAATGAATCCGCTGCGCGCTTGTCTGGCATCAATGTCGATAGGGTGAAAATCGCGGTTTATGGCCTTTCGGGCATGATGGCGGCGCTGGCGGGGCTGATAGTGACATCACGCTTGTCTTCGGCTCAACCGACAGCGGGTACTTCTTATGAGCTCGATGCCATCGCTGCTGTGGTGGTCGGCGGCGCTTCTCTGGCTGGTGGTCGCGGTTTTATCTGGGGAACTCTGGTTGGCGCGCTGATCATAGGTTTTCTTAACAACGCTTTGAACCTGCTGGATGTGTCATCTTATTATCAGATGATTGCCAAGGCTGGAGTAATCTTACTGGCGGTACTTGCCGACCGAAAATCCAACACATAA
- a CDS encoding DUF3103 family protein translates to MKKMTLTLLMITVPLASIISPCSSAEPVERTDISIQQASQYSVSVSHAKREIALELSRQYTRVLPVLQSNINQYNLAMDADLVFRSSGSDTKTLRQSELAIREAKGLYTHTKPKINTVRSGSQAPSLVQFRLADASMLSDWQQGESPLFAFEPDGDDKQWANIEAYDVEGNIHLLDVYQLPQRPVIVIGLDKQQAMREGLAVMRDTLALSTHSASQIKRAKHQVSAFTAADQLISTTVIKQISVKDDEEPWISGKAEIYGIVTGVNPSRDEPVLDIIEMPYLDYSGTEYYPNQIVIHWERYRWAAADLVLMEHDDGTNYKDLATALVSIAERVLQQYPDPEVQGYAIIATITNEILNALPDAWFTNNDDFVDVYYTLQEGETYTNHYGAGGNARAFFAPLVIQSR, encoded by the coding sequence ATGAAAAAAATGACTTTAACCTTGCTTATGATAACGGTACCTCTGGCTTCTATTATTTCGCCATGTAGTTCCGCCGAGCCAGTCGAAAGAACAGATATATCGATTCAGCAAGCATCACAATACAGTGTCAGCGTATCTCACGCTAAACGTGAGATAGCACTGGAACTCAGTCGCCAATACACTCGAGTGTTACCTGTGCTGCAATCCAATATCAACCAATATAACTTGGCCATGGATGCTGATTTAGTGTTCCGGTCCAGTGGCAGCGACACCAAGACATTACGTCAAAGCGAGTTGGCGATCCGTGAAGCGAAAGGTTTATATACTCACACTAAACCTAAGATTAATACAGTCCGTAGTGGATCTCAGGCTCCCAGTTTAGTGCAATTTCGTCTGGCCGATGCCAGCATGCTGAGCGATTGGCAACAAGGCGAATCGCCGCTATTTGCATTCGAGCCTGATGGTGATGATAAGCAGTGGGCTAATATCGAAGCCTATGATGTTGAAGGTAATATTCACTTGCTCGATGTGTATCAGCTTCCCCAGAGACCCGTGATTGTGATTGGGTTAGATAAGCAGCAAGCCATGCGTGAAGGTCTGGCTGTGATGCGAGACACATTAGCCTTGAGCACACATTCTGCGAGTCAGATCAAAAGAGCTAAGCATCAGGTGAGTGCCTTTACCGCTGCGGATCAGCTCATATCGACCACAGTCATCAAACAGATCAGTGTGAAAGATGATGAGGAGCCCTGGATTTCGGGTAAAGCCGAGATCTACGGCATAGTGACGGGCGTTAACCCAAGCCGTGATGAACCCGTGCTGGATATCATTGAGATGCCTTATCTCGATTATTCAGGCACCGAGTATTATCCCAATCAGATAGTCATTCATTGGGAGCGTTACCGATGGGCCGCCGCCGATCTTGTACTCATGGAGCATGATGATGGGACTAACTATAAAGATCTTGCGACCGCACTCGTGAGTATTGCCGAGCGCGTCTTGCAGCAATATCCCGATCCGGAAGTACAGGGGTATGCCATCATAGCCACGATAACTAACGAGATATTAAATGCCTTACCCGATGCCTGGTTTACCAATAACGATGACTTTGTGGATGTGTATTACACCTTACAAGAGGGCGAGACCTACACAAATCATTATGGTGCGGGCGGCAATGCCAGAGCGTTCTTCGCGCCTCTGGTGATCCAGTCAAGATAA
- a CDS encoding Crp/Fnr family transcriptional regulator has protein sequence MMINTNKNQPDNDLIHHESLIHYLSTLGVSKDAIGQVQAQFRAMNVNAGEVLLLQGEKQKYAYFIVSGILKACHYGNSGSILSKEFYFQHELCFLYCSWLTQAPAKYQIESIEDALLIQIPLEQLSHADWQLAKIALLSQQLIYKEEKEAFFLLNTPEQRYLFLVENRPLWVNTLNNIQLASYIGINPVSLSRLKSRI, from the coding sequence ATGATGATCAATACTAATAAGAACCAGCCAGACAATGACCTGATACATCATGAAAGTCTCATCCATTATCTTTCAACATTAGGTGTCAGCAAGGATGCTATCGGGCAGGTTCAGGCACAATTTAGAGCCATGAATGTAAATGCTGGAGAGGTATTATTGTTACAGGGGGAAAAGCAAAAATATGCTTACTTTATTGTTTCCGGTATTTTAAAAGCTTGTCATTATGGCAACTCAGGCAGTATTTTGTCGAAGGAGTTCTATTTCCAACATGAGTTATGTTTCCTATATTGTTCATGGTTGACTCAAGCCCCGGCAAAATATCAGATTGAATCGATAGAAGATGCACTACTCATTCAAATCCCCCTTGAGCAGCTATCTCATGCAGACTGGCAGTTAGCCAAGATAGCTTTACTTAGCCAGCAACTCATTTACAAAGAGGAAAAAGAAGCATTCTTCCTATTGAACACGCCTGAACAGCGTTACCTTTTCCTGGTAGAAAACAGGCCTCTTTGGGTCAATACACTCAATAATATTCAGCTCGCTAGCTATATTGGCATCAATCCAGTGAGTCTTTCACGTTTAAAATCAAGGATATAG
- the rbsD gene encoding D-ribose pyranase has product MRKCALLNSDLARVIALSAHTDEITIADAGLPVPECCERIDLALTHGVPAFIDTLKIVATELQIESVVIAEEMLVYNCAVHTQLLQLLDEIGEAQSHPIRLNTVSHQAFKTQTANSRAVVRTGECTPYANIILQAGVVFK; this is encoded by the coding sequence ATGAGAAAATGTGCACTGCTTAACAGTGATCTGGCGCGGGTCATTGCCCTGTCGGCTCATACCGATGAGATTACCATAGCCGACGCAGGTCTGCCTGTGCCTGAATGTTGTGAACGTATCGATCTGGCTTTGACCCATGGGGTCCCGGCTTTTATCGACACCCTAAAGATAGTCGCCACCGAATTACAAATTGAGTCTGTGGTGATTGCCGAAGAGATGTTGGTTTACAATTGTGCCGTGCACACTCAGTTGCTGCAATTGCTGGATGAGATCGGGGAAGCGCAATCTCATCCTATTCGGCTTAACACCGTCAGTCATCAAGCCTTTAAGACCCAAACTGCCAACAGCCGCGCCGTGGTGCGCACCGGTGAGTGTACCCCTTACGCTAATATCATCCTGCAAGCGGGAGTGGTCTTCAAATGA
- a CDS encoding arginase family protein, whose product MTKLLLSAHYLLTTCSLSAHYPLTTRSLSAHYPLTICSLSAHYLLTICSLSNFAMLPLVYHPIYSQLPLAKGTGDDTFLTSFKQVVKMAINLHRPDLVIYDVGVDLHRDDELGYLDISTEAIYLRDLFLLKTMQDNHIPVAAVVGGGYRTEQQELVPVHFQLIQAALNLSLDLDSDLLKNKVKTQVCA is encoded by the coding sequence ATGACCAAACTGCTACTATCTGCTCACTACCTGCTCACTACCTGCTCACTATCCGCTCACTATCCGCTCACTACCCGCTCACTATCCGCTCACTACCCGCTCACTATCTGCTCACTATCCGCTCACTATCTGCTCACTATCTGCTCACTATCTAACTTTGCCATGCTGCCACTAGTCTACCATCCCATCTATTCTCAGTTACCTCTGGCAAAGGGGACTGGCGACGACACCTTTTTAACCAGCTTTAAACAGGTGGTTAAGATGGCGATAAATTTACACCGACCGGATCTGGTTATTTATGATGTCGGGGTGGATCTTCATCGAGACGATGAACTGGGTTATCTCGATATAAGCACGGAAGCCATCTATCTAAGGGATCTATTTTTGCTAAAAACCATGCAAGATAATCACATTCCTGTTGCTGCAGTCGTCGGCGGAGGCTACCGAACCGAGCAACAAGAACTGGTGCCAGTGCATTTTCAGTTGATTCAAGCGGCCCTGAATTTAAGCTTAGATTTGGATTCAGATTTACTAAAAAATAAAGTTAAAACACAAGTTTGCGCCTAA
- a CDS encoding delta-class carbonic anhydrase, which produces MINKTRVLCATAVLFPLLVNAGTTQDAGHNVSDKVIEKQRAELATNTQGKGYGPQSPRDIDTIQGNNKRIFGEAPDYTEMNLCNIHFHKNAEHKGGEFTKYAGNGDGHGYQSGYQYSGKLSKNELTPLKNEVGASKHGSLYPGDTIEVHYVHSTAQVSPGATLGACLSEANSNPQLRVETQVFVLVNDTKAMSFMELTKLGMKNGLNQALNIPSNTGEPVEYEGSTTGPGYNEKASPLQVSWSVRPKVMKVDINTVGKWLEGNAFDEDHAHGVRNLVINPDLLSADSD; this is translated from the coding sequence ATGATTAACAAGACACGAGTATTATGCGCCACTGCGGTGCTTTTCCCACTTTTGGTTAATGCTGGAACGACCCAAGATGCTGGTCATAACGTCTCAGATAAAGTGATAGAAAAGCAAAGAGCCGAATTGGCCACTAATACTCAAGGTAAAGGTTATGGTCCTCAGTCGCCAAGAGATATAGATACCATTCAAGGTAACAACAAGCGTATATTTGGCGAGGCGCCTGACTACACAGAAATGAACCTATGTAACATACATTTCCATAAGAATGCCGAGCACAAAGGTGGTGAGTTCACTAAATATGCCGGCAATGGTGATGGTCACGGCTATCAGAGCGGTTATCAATATAGCGGAAAACTATCTAAGAATGAGTTAACTCCCCTTAAAAATGAAGTCGGTGCCAGTAAGCACGGTAGTCTGTATCCAGGAGATACGATTGAAGTGCACTATGTCCACTCAACCGCTCAAGTTAGCCCTGGCGCGACTCTGGGCGCTTGCCTCAGCGAGGCTAATAGCAACCCTCAGTTACGCGTAGAGACTCAGGTATTCGTGCTGGTCAATGATACTAAAGCCATGAGCTTTATGGAGCTAACAAAGTTAGGCATGAAAAACGGGCTTAACCAGGCCCTAAACATTCCAAGCAATACCGGTGAGCCAGTGGAATATGAAGGTTCAACCACAGGTCCTGGATATAACGAGAAGGCTTCACCACTACAAGTGAGCTGGAGCGTGCGTCCAAAGGTAATGAAGGTGGATATTAACACTGTAGGTAAGTGGTTAGAGGGTAACGCCTTCGATGAAGATCATGCCCACGGCGTCAGAAACCTAGTGATTAACCCAGATCTACTATCCGCTGACAGTGACTAG
- the rbsB gene encoding ribose ABC transporter substrate-binding protein RbsB, whose translation MNKLLTSAAALALALGLTAPAMAQDTIALVVSTLNNPFFVSMKEGAEQKAEELGYKLIVLDSQNDPSKELSNIEDLTIRQVKAILLNPTDSDAASNAARMVNRAGIPLLTLDRGVTRGKVVSHIASDNVAGGKLAGDFIADKLGKGVKVIQLEGVAGTSASRDRGEGFALAVAANGFELQASQPADFDRTKGLNVTENLLASKPDVQAIFAQNDEMALGALRAVRGAGKDVLIVGFDGTDEGIAAVQRGLLSATVAQQPQLIGELGVETAVKVLKGETVSEFQPVPLQIISQ comes from the coding sequence ATGAACAAGCTACTCACATCTGCTGCAGCACTGGCCTTGGCTCTGGGCCTAACCGCTCCGGCCATGGCACAAGACACCATAGCCTTGGTGGTATCGACCCTGAATAACCCATTTTTCGTGTCGATGAAAGAGGGCGCGGAGCAGAAAGCCGAAGAACTGGGCTATAAGCTGATAGTTCTCGATTCTCAGAACGATCCGTCTAAGGAGCTGAGCAATATCGAAGATCTGACCATTCGTCAGGTAAAGGCTATCTTGCTGAATCCCACGGACTCCGATGCAGCCTCGAATGCGGCTCGCATGGTGAATCGTGCCGGTATCCCATTATTGACACTAGATCGCGGTGTGACCCGAGGGAAGGTGGTGTCTCATATCGCATCTGACAATGTGGCAGGTGGCAAGCTTGCGGGCGACTTCATCGCAGATAAGTTGGGCAAAGGCGTTAAGGTTATCCAGCTTGAAGGTGTGGCTGGTACCTCGGCATCCCGTGATCGTGGTGAAGGCTTTGCCCTCGCCGTTGCGGCGAACGGCTTCGAGCTGCAAGCATCACAACCCGCAGACTTCGACCGCACCAAAGGTTTGAACGTCACCGAAAACTTGTTGGCCTCTAAGCCGGATGTACAGGCCATATTTGCCCAGAATGACGAGATGGCTCTGGGTGCACTGCGCGCAGTACGTGGTGCGGGTAAAGATGTATTGATTGTGGGCTTCGATGGCACAGATGAAGGCATTGCCGCCGTTCAACGCGGCCTGCTGAGCGCAACTGTGGCGCAGCAGCCACAACTGATTGGCGAGTTGGGTGTCGAGACCGCGGTTAAGGTGCTCAAAGGCGAAACTGTTTCCGAATTTCAGCCGGTACCCCTGCAGATTATTTCTCAATAA
- a CDS encoding LacI family DNA-binding transcriptional regulator, whose amino-acid sequence MTTIRDVAKLAGVSTTTVSHVLNKTRFVSAEGKAKVEAAVIELSYVPNTIARSLKGGSSRVLGMLITDANNPFYADLIQWVDQVAYRHGYNLILCNTQGNIERAKDYMVMLNQRRVDGMLMMSSDARQLPVSSYGTMPMVMMDSGPEQAGYDRILDDSEQGGYMATKHLLESGHMSIGLLAGPLDKSNSQNRIAGYRRAMAEANAEVDERWIQSGEFTYEGGAEAMTRLLGQPCSVTAIFASNDLMVMGAIRVAGKLGLTIPLDLSIIGYDDIPGAKYFNPPLTTMSQPLEQLAEQAIAMLLARIETPEREGQRTLLPPSLVIRDSVAVLKSVEK is encoded by the coding sequence ATGACCACCATACGTGATGTTGCTAAGCTGGCCGGTGTCTCAACTACCACTGTTTCCCACGTGCTTAACAAGACTCGGTTTGTCTCTGCCGAGGGGAAGGCCAAGGTCGAGGCGGCAGTTATTGAGCTCAGCTACGTGCCCAACACCATTGCCCGTAGTCTCAAAGGCGGCAGTAGTCGAGTCTTAGGTATGCTGATCACAGATGCGAATAATCCATTTTACGCAGACCTAATTCAGTGGGTGGATCAGGTAGCGTACCGCCATGGCTACAACCTTATCTTGTGTAATACCCAGGGCAACATCGAGCGAGCCAAAGACTACATGGTCATGCTCAATCAAAGACGGGTGGATGGCATGTTAATGATGAGCTCGGATGCCCGTCAGTTACCTGTATCTTCCTATGGCACCATGCCTATGGTGATGATGGATTCCGGTCCTGAGCAGGCGGGCTATGATCGCATCTTGGATGACTCGGAGCAGGGGGGCTACATGGCGACCAAGCATCTGTTAGAGTCGGGCCATATGAGCATTGGCTTGTTGGCCGGGCCGCTGGATAAGTCCAATAGTCAGAACCGTATTGCCGGATATCGCCGGGCAATGGCCGAAGCGAACGCAGAGGTGGATGAGCGCTGGATCCAATCAGGAGAATTCACCTACGAAGGTGGCGCTGAGGCCATGACTAGATTACTCGGTCAGCCTTGTTCGGTGACGGCCATATTTGCCTCCAATGATCTCATGGTCATGGGTGCCATAAGGGTGGCTGGCAAACTTGGGCTTACTATCCCACTGGATCTGTCGATTATCGGTTATGACGATATTCCCGGGGCTAAGTATTTCAACCCGCCACTGACGACCATGAGTCAGCCATTAGAACAGTTGGCGGAGCAGGCGATTGCCATGTTACTGGCGCGAATAGAGACTCCCGAACGGGAAGGCCAACGTACCTTGTTGCCACCCAGCTTAGTTATCCGGGATTCCGTCGCTGTTCTAAAATCTGTTGAGAAGTAA
- the rbsA gene encoding ribose ABC transporter ATP-binding protein RbsA produces the protein MTALLSLSGIDKSFPGVKALDGAQLNVYPGQVMALMGENGAGKSTMMKVMTGIYQADAGQIILNGEPVSFGGPRQSQAAGISIIHQELNLIDDLSIAENIFLGREPQKFPGLIDWRKMFSEADALLARLNVQRSSREKMGALPLGEQQMIEIAKALSFESNIIVMDEPTDSLTEHETDSLFKVIRELREQGVGIVYISHRLQEIFTICDRVTVMRDGQFIAESAVSELTEESLIELMVGRKLKDLYPRIEHKSGKVSMKVRNLSGKGISDISFDLHEGEILGFNGLMGAGRTELMRVLFGDAWRIGGEVELYGKPVHPTHPSEGIKAGIAYISEDRKGDGLVLGMSVKQNMSLSSLNALSNMGAIKADAELEQATYFKQAFNIKTPSLDQPIGKLSGGNQQKAAIAKGLMANPKVLILDEPTRGVDVGAKKEIYQLINQYKQKGMSIILVSSDMPEVMGMSDRIMVMSGGRISGEFDATQVTQEQLLAAAIGNH, from the coding sequence ATGACAGCACTGCTGAGTCTTAGTGGTATAGATAAATCTTTCCCCGGGGTTAAAGCCTTAGATGGTGCCCAACTTAACGTGTATCCCGGTCAGGTGATGGCGCTGATGGGGGAGAATGGTGCGGGTAAATCCACCATGATGAAAGTGATGACGGGGATCTACCAAGCCGATGCTGGTCAGATCATCTTAAACGGTGAACCTGTGAGCTTCGGTGGTCCTCGTCAGTCCCAGGCGGCGGGGATCAGTATCATACATCAGGAACTGAATCTGATTGATGATTTGTCCATCGCCGAAAACATCTTTCTGGGCCGGGAGCCACAGAAATTCCCCGGCCTTATCGACTGGCGCAAGATGTTCAGTGAAGCCGATGCCCTATTGGCCCGTTTGAATGTGCAGCGCAGCAGTCGCGAGAAGATGGGGGCTTTACCACTGGGTGAGCAACAGATGATAGAGATAGCCAAGGCCCTGTCGTTTGAGTCCAACATCATAGTGATGGATGAGCCCACAGATTCCCTTACCGAGCACGAGACCGATAGCCTGTTTAAGGTGATCCGCGAGTTGCGGGAGCAGGGTGTGGGGATAGTGTATATATCCCATCGTCTGCAAGAGATATTTACCATCTGCGATCGTGTCACTGTGATGCGAGATGGTCAGTTTATTGCTGAATCCGCCGTGTCAGAACTCACCGAGGAAAGCCTGATCGAGTTGATGGTCGGCCGTAAACTTAAAGATCTGTATCCACGTATCGAACACAAATCGGGTAAGGTGTCGATGAAGGTGCGTAACCTGTCCGGCAAGGGAATAAGTGACATCAGCTTTGACCTGCATGAGGGGGAAATTTTAGGCTTCAATGGCCTGATGGGCGCGGGGCGAACCGAGCTGATGCGTGTGTTGTTTGGGGATGCCTGGCGCATCGGAGGTGAGGTGGAGTTGTACGGCAAACCTGTGCACCCGACTCATCCAAGCGAAGGCATAAAGGCCGGTATCGCTTACATCTCCGAAGACCGTAAGGGTGATGGCCTGGTGCTCGGCATGTCGGTGAAACAGAATATGAGTCTCAGTTCTCTGAATGCACTGTCTAACATGGGGGCAATCAAGGCCGATGCCGAGCTCGAGCAGGCGACTTATTTCAAGCAGGCCTTCAACATAAAGACCCCCTCATTAGATCAGCCTATAGGCAAATTATCCGGCGGTAATCAGCAGAAGGCGGCGATAGCTAAGGGCTTGATGGCCAATCCCAAAGTATTGATCTTGGACGAGCCCACTCGGGGAGTCGATGTCGGCGCGAAGAAAGAGATTTACCAACTGATCAACCAGTATAAGCAAAAGGGCATGAGCATCATTCTCGTCTCTTCCGATATGCCGGAGGTGATGGGGATGAGTGACCGGATAATGGTGATGAGCGGAGGTCGCATCAGCGGCGAGTTCGACGCCACCCAAGTGACTCAGGAACAACTCTTGGCTGCGGCCATCGGCAACCACTGA
- the rbsK gene encoding ribokinase has protein sequence MAKLSVLGSINVDHLMQVGAAPKGGQTIQAKQYQIVAGGKGANQAVAAAKLGADVAMIACIGTDAIGEQMKHGLADIGIDTKGITTVAGENTGVAMIYVEDSGENRIGIWPGANAFLTETVMLEHKAAIQDSDLLLLQLETPVATLVAAAKIAKAAGTRVVLNPAPAKALPESLLRHVDIITPNETEAEQLTGVAIRELSDADIAANKLHSQFGIKTVLITLGERGVWLSHKGEGKHIAGFVMKAIDTTAAGDTFNGGFVTGLLEGQSMLDSVRFGQAAAALSVTRMGAQSSIPTRVETLALLA, from the coding sequence ATGGCTAAATTATCCGTATTGGGCAGCATCAATGTAGATCACCTGATGCAAGTCGGCGCCGCACCTAAGGGCGGGCAGACTATTCAAGCTAAACAGTACCAAATAGTGGCTGGGGGCAAGGGCGCGAATCAGGCTGTGGCCGCGGCCAAGTTGGGAGCGGACGTGGCCATGATAGCCTGTATTGGCACCGACGCCATAGGTGAGCAGATGAAACATGGCCTCGCCGATATTGGTATCGACACTAAAGGCATTACCACTGTTGCTGGTGAAAATACTGGAGTGGCGATGATCTACGTCGAGGACTCGGGTGAAAACCGTATCGGTATCTGGCCGGGTGCTAATGCTTTCCTGACTGAGACGGTGATGCTTGAGCATAAGGCCGCTATCCAAGACTCGGATTTACTCTTGCTACAGCTGGAAACCCCTGTCGCTACCTTAGTCGCGGCGGCTAAGATAGCGAAAGCTGCCGGTACTCGGGTGGTGTTGAATCCGGCGCCCGCTAAGGCGTTACCGGAAAGCCTACTACGCCATGTCGATATCATCACGCCCAATGAGACTGAAGCCGAGCAGTTGACCGGCGTGGCGATCAGGGAGTTATCGGATGCGGATATTGCGGCTAACAAGCTGCACAGCCAGTTTGGTATAAAGACTGTACTGATCACCTTAGGTGAGCGGGGAGTGTGGTTGTCACACAAGGGTGAAGGTAAACACATTGCCGGTTTCGTGATGAAGGCCATAGATACAACGGCTGCCGGGGACACCTTCAACGGCGGTTTCGTCACTGGATTACTGGAAGGTCAATCCATGTTGGATTCGGTGCGTTTTGGCCAGGCCGCGGCGGCATTATCTGTGACTCGCATGGGGGCGCAAAGCTCTATCCCGACTCGGGTAGAAACCTTAGCATTGTTAGCTTAA